A region of the Canis lupus dingo isolate Sandy chromosome 8, ASM325472v2, whole genome shotgun sequence genome:
CGGTGTTCTCCCTAAGAAATAGAGGACAACAccatatggttaaaaaaaaaaaaaaaaaaaaaaggttaaaaaaagtgtgagtggagggaggggagctggAAGGAGGAAAGGGCCATTGTGCAATCAGTCATATACCCAAATGGAGGAGCTGTGCTCTCCCACCCATCCCCAAGGgtcctgggtgggtgggtgggggagtaAGTAGGCAGACGAGTCTGGAGAAATGGGGAACTATAGACAGAGCTTGTGGGGAGCCAGGTCCTTTCCTCTTCCAGATTTTAGAGAGCCAGATCAGTAGGACTGATttgaaacacaaaaattattttcaaaaatgtgttcAAGCGGCTGTTTTTAAATACTTCTCAACCGGCACCACATTTAGAAGTGATTGAGTTTGAAAATCTTCCAACAAATGGTTGTTGGTGATAAAGAAACACGATCGGGGACAAACAGCCCCACGCGCAGATGTCTAGGGTGAATCAAGTCAATTGTCCTGCTCCCATCTGAGGAAACAATTAAACGTCGAgttcccctgcccctgcccggagGTTGCGGTTTCAGAGGCACAGGACAGGTCATGGGAAGTGGTGTCCAGAGCGGCCCAGTGACCTGAGTAAACACAGGGAGCGCAGCCAGTCTCTCGGATTTCATCAGGGAGTGGGCCCTCGGTCCTGGCTTATAGGACGGCCGTTTTGTAACAAAAGTCTAACTGGAACCGTgtcgtccccgtccccgtccccgtccccgggaGGGTCGCTCAATCCTCAGCGCCTGACACCCCGCTCTCAACCCCCTGTCGGACACCCACAACCACAGCGCACCGGCTGCCGGCACAGGCAACTTGGAGAGCTCGCGCAGCCGGgagcgggcgcggcgggggcgcggtgCGGGTGCTCTGGGCGGGTGAACGTTCGCAAGCCCGGGCCGCTCGGGCCTTCGAGCGCCGGCCCAGCCTCCTGGGCCCCAGCGCCGGcctggctccccctgccccccaccccttcccttaCAGTCTCCACCGCGGCCGAGGGGATCCAGGCTCCGAGCCTCTCCACCCAGAGGGCAACGCAGAGGCGACCCCGGCGGCCCCCAGGCTCGGAAGCGAACAAAGGAAACCCAGCCCTCCCGGGCGCTCCGGTTCCCCCCAAACTCCGCGGGTTCCCGGAGCGCTCTCGCCGCCGCGGGCTCGCGCTCCGCCGCATCTGTCTCGGAGGCCCTACAGCAAACCGACGGAGCCGGGCCAGGCGGCCGGGGGTGCTCGCGCGGGCAGGGCGGAGGCACACAGGTTAAAACGGGGGCGCGTGCGGCTGGGGAGCCCTTCCTCCTCGGGGCGGCGGCGCGCGCGCGAGGGAGCCGGGACCCCGGCGGTGCTCTCTGGGCCCGCACGCAGCGCCAGCTCTGCCGAAGCCCCCTCTTCTGCGGATTTCTTTGGGAAGGCTCCTCCCTGCACACAGCTAGTGCGGAGGGAAGCGGCGACCTCTCGCCCGAAAGCCTAGCCCGGAGGGAGCGAGTCAGGGACGCGGCGGCAGTGGGCGCACGGCAGACGCGTCGGGCCGGCTCCACCCCTGCGGGCGCCCGCCGGGAGCGGGGAGCTACCCTCAGCCCCCGCCGCACCCCTTTCCTCGACACACTCATCAACACTTCCCCTGTAGTTGATCTCGAGACTCActccgcacccccacccccactcgtCGCCCCAGCCAACCAGGGAGGCACGAAAAACAAACCTAGCGCCAGTATTTCCTGACACTCACACCCCGAGGAACCCACGCGCGGGCGCTCAAATCCAGTGACTCCCCATGCCTTGCAAGCGATCTCTGAGTTCATGAACTTTTGCAGCAGTGCCGCGGAGGCCCGGGCGCCGCCCCGCGGACGCGCTCCAGCCGGCCGGGAGGACGCGGTGGCGGGTGCCAGCGGGGGCGAGAAGGGGCGGAGGGGACAGGAAGGCTTCCCGGGGTCGCCCGAGCAGCGAGAAGCACGCCGCGTACCTTTCCTTGGCCTCCGCGGCCCGGTCTCTTTGCCTCCGGTTCTTAAACCAGTTGCTGACCTGGGTGGTGGTGAGCCCAGTGGCCTCGGCCAGCTCCCGCTTCTCACGAGGCGAGGGGTACGGGTTGTGCGCGTACCACTCCCGCAGCACGCCCCGTGACTTCTCCTTGAAACAGTAGCTGGTCTCCTCGCCGTCCCAGATAGTGCGCGGCAGCGGGAATTTTCGGCGCACCCGGTATTTGCCCACTGCGCCCAGGGGCCGGCCGCGCAGCTTCTCGGCCTCCACGTAGTGCGCCTTCAGCCACAGTTGCTGCAGCTTGGGGTGGTTGTGAGGCGAGAACTGGTGGCTCTCCAGGATCTTGTAGAGCTCGCGGAAGTTCCCGCGGTGGAAGGCAACCACGGCCTTGGCCTTGAGCACGCTTTCGTTCTTGTGCAGGTGGTCGCAGGCGGGGAGCGACCACAGGAACCTGCCCAGACGCTCCAGGTTCCCGCCTTGCTGCAGAACTTCGCACACGCACGCCACTTGCTCCTGCGTGAAGCCGAACGACGGCAGCATCGACATGGCTGGGGCCTGCCGGGGTGCACCGCCCGGGCGCACGCGGCAGGGAGCAGCGCCGACAAGGCAGGGGGCGGCGGCCGCAGGGAGGGGGGCGCAGCTGCTCCTAACCCCCTCCCTAGGATTTCCGTAGGCGAAAGAGCCGGTCGAAATCTGGGGCTGGGCGGccgaggaaggaggaggaggggggcgcGCTGGGCACCGAGCGGCCGGCTCACTCCGCAGCCTTCTGGGCCTCTCTGGCTCCGGCCTCCCGCCGGGTTGATGCTGCTCGTTGCCGGGGAACTTGGTTTCTGTTCTCCCCGCAGCGGCCTTAAAGCGCGCAGCGTCCCCGGCGCGCTGATTGGCTGCGGGCGGCGCCTATCCGGGGCTGGCCAGCCCGCGCGCCGCCGG
Encoded here:
- the SIX1 gene encoding homeobox protein SIX1, whose amino-acid sequence is MSMLPSFGFTQEQVACVCEVLQQGGNLERLGRFLWSLPACDHLHKNESVLKAKAVVAFHRGNFRELYKILESHQFSPHNHPKLQQLWLKAHYVEAEKLRGRPLGAVGKYRVRRKFPLPRTIWDGEETSYCFKEKSRGVLREWYAHNPYPSPREKRELAEATGLTTTQVSNWFKNRRQRDRAAEAKERENTENNNSSSNKQNQLSPLEGGKPLMSSSEEEFSPPQSPDQNSVLLLQGNMGHARSSNYSLPGLTASQPSHGLQAHQHQLQDSLLGPLTSSLVDLGS